In Accipiter gentilis chromosome 21, bAccGen1.1, whole genome shotgun sequence, one DNA window encodes the following:
- the ZBTB20 gene encoding zinc finger and BTB domain-containing protein 20 — MTERIHSINLHNFSNSVLETLNEQRNRGHFCDVTVRIHGSMLRAHRCVLAAGSPFFQDKLLLGYSDIEIPSVVSVQSVQKLIDFMYSGVLRVSQSEALQILTAASILQIKTVIDECTRIVSQNVGEVYPVIQDSGQETPRGTPESGTSGQSTDTESGYLQSHSQHSVDRIYSALYACSMQNGSGERSFYSGAVVSHHETALGLPRDHHMEDPSWITRIHERSQQMERYLSTTPETTHCRKQPRPVRIQTLMGNIHIKQEMEDDYDYYGQQRVQILERNESEECTEDTDQAEGTESEPKGESFDSGVSSSIGTEPDSMEQQFMAGLGRDGQQEPSQADQNDVPADGTQQQQQQQQQQQQQQQHVDANSFSPERSNDVEMDSKVLTVNNSTEKGALQPSVNTTVAQPLPTTQIYLRQTETLTSNLRMPLTLTSNTQVIGTAGNTYLPALFTTQSAGSGPKPFLFSLPQPLAGQQTQFVTVSQPGLSTFTAQLPAPQPLAPSAGHSTAGGQGEKKPYECTLCNKTFTAKQNYVKHMFVHTGEKPHQCSICWRSFSLKDYLIKHMVTHTGVRAYQCSICNKRFTQKSSLNVHMRLHRGEKSYECYICKKKFSHKTLLERHVALHSATNGTPGATGTGARAVPAGVVACTEGTTYVCSVCPAKFDQIEHFNDHMRMHVSDG; from the exons ATGACAGAGCGCATTCATAGCATCAACCTTCACAACTTCAGCAATTCTGTGCTCGAGACCCTCAACGAGCAGCGCAACCGTGGCCACTTCTGTGACGTGACGGTCCGCATCCACGGGAGCATGCTACGCGCCCACCGTTGTGTGCTGGCGGCTGGCAGCCCCTTCTTCCAGGACAAGCTGCTGCTGGGCTACAGCGACATCGAGATCCCCTCAGTGGTGTCAGTCCAGTCTGTGCAAAAGCTCATTGACTTCATGTACAGCGGGGTGCTGCGGGTCTCACAGTCGGAGGCCCTCCAAATACTCACAGCTGCCAGCATCCTGCAGATCAAGACTGTGATTGATGAGTGCACAAGGATTGTCTCACAAAATGTAGGAGAGGTCTACCCGGTGATTCAGGATTCAGGCCAGGAGACACCCAGGGGAACACCCGAATCAGGCACCTCGGGGCAGAGCACTGACACAGAGTCTGGCTACCTGCAGAGCCATTCGCAGCACAGCGTGGACAGGATCTATTCAGCCCTCTATGCCTGTTCCATGCAAAATGGCAGTGGGGAGCGCTCCTTTTACAGTGGAGCTGTGGTCAGCCACCATGAAacagccctggggctccccagGGACCACCACATGGAAGACCCCAGCTGGATTACCCGGATCCATGAACGGTCGCAACAGATGGAGCGGTACCTCTCCACCACTCCAGAGACCACACACTGCCGCAAGCAACCACGCCCTGTCCGAATTCAAACCCTGATGGGCAACATCCATATTAAGCAGGAGATGGAGGATGACTATGACTACTATGGCCAACAGAGGGTGCAGATCCTTGAGCGCAATGAGTCTGAGGAATGCACTGAGGACACTGACCAAGCAGAAGGCACTGAGAGCGAGCCCAAAGGGGAGAGTTTTGACTCGGGAGTCAGTTCCTCCATTGGCACTGAGCCTGATTCCATGGAGCAGCAGTTTATGGCTGGTCTGGGCCGGGATGGGCAGCAAGAACCTTCTCAAGCAGATCAAAATGACGTCCCTGCTGATggcactcagcagcagcagcagcagcagcagcagcagcagcagcagcagcagcatgtagATGCCAACTCTTTCTCGCCAGAGAGAAGCAATGACGTTGAAATGGACAGCAAAGTGCTCACAGTCAATAACAGCACCGAAAAGGGGGCTTTGCAGCCTTCTGTCAACACAACTGTTGCCCAACCATTGCCAACCACACAGATCTACTTACGCCAGACAGAAACCCTCACCAGCAATCTGAGGATGCCACTGACTCTGACCAGCAACACTCAGGTCATTGGCACAGCTGGCAACACCTACCTGCCTGCCCTTTTCACCacacagtctgctggcagtggccctaaGCCTTTTCTCTTCAGCCTGCCCCAGCCTTTAGCTGGCCAACAGACACAGTTTGTGACAGTGTCCCAGCCTGGCCTGTCAACCTTTActgcccagctgccagccccacagcccttGGCCCCATCTGCGGGCCACAGCACAGCAGGTGGGCAAGGTGAAAAAAAGCCTTACGAGTGCACTCTCTGTAACAAGACTTTCACCGCCAAACAGAACTACGTCAAGCACATGTTTGTACACACAG GTGAGAAACCCCACCAATGCAGCATCTGTTGGCGCTCCTTCTCTTTAAAGGATTACCTAATCAAACACATGGTGACGCACACTGGCGTGAGGGCGTACCAGTGCAGTATCTGCAACAAGCGCTTCACCCAGAAGAGCTCCCTTAATGTGCACATGCGCCTCCACCGTGGGGAGAAGTCCTACGAGTGCTACATCTGCAAGAAGAAGTTCTCCCACAAGACCCTGCTGGAGAGGCATGTGGCTCTGCACAGTGCCACCAATGGCACGCCTGGAGCCACCGGCACCGGCGCGAGGGCTGTCCCTGCCGGGGTGGTGGCCTGCACGGAGGGGACCACGTACGTCTGCTCTGTCTGTCCAGCTAAGTTTGACCAAATCGAGCATTTCAACGACCACATGAGGATGCATGTGTCAGACGGATAA